AATGTTTGCTTACTTTTTAGTATGAAACATTGTTAGATATGTTTTAGAATCACAACGCCCAAGTGATCATCTATTTATTATGCATTTAAAAAATCTTTCATTGTTTGTTATTGGATTTTCAGCAATCATTGGTTTAATTGGAATGATCGTATGTCAATATGGATTACCAAATATTTCAAGAAAACCAGGTTGATTATACGAAGTTGAGTATTTTAAAATTAGAAAATCAAATTAGAGGAAAAAAATTATGTCATTTGCTTTAGAAGTAAAAGAAGAAATTGTAATGCATAGTTTTAATGATGAACAAAAACTAGCTTATCTTTCAGGTTTTATTAGATATAGCTCTGATATAATTTTTTCTAATAATACTTCTAAAATTAGATTTTCAACAATTAGTAATAAAATAGCTAGAACCTTATTAAGTTTTTGTAGACATATTTTTGATGGACAAGTAGAAATTTCTATTATTCAGTCTCAAGTACTAAAAAAACATAAAAGTTTTGTTTTGACTTTGATTGGAGACACAAATAAGTTTTTACAAAAACTAAGAATTTATGATCAAAATAATCAAAAAGTATATGGTTTTAAAGTAAGTAGTGAAATTAAAGATAAAACTTCAATACTAAGAGCATATATAGCTGGAATATTTACAGCAATTGGTTCTGTTAACTCACCAAAAACTAGTAATTATCATTTAGATTTACAGTTTAAAAATAAAATTGATGCTAATTATTTTATTGATTTAACTAATGATTTAGGTTTTGAATTTAAGTTATTAGAAAGAAATGCTAATCGCTTTATTTGTTATATTAAAAAATCAATTATGGTATCTGATTTTTTAAAATTAATTGATGCATCTAATTCAGTAATGCAATTTGAAAATGAACGTATATCTAGAGATGTTTATAATAGTATAAATAGAGTTAATAATTTTGATATTTCAAATCAAACAAAAACTTTAGTTACTGGTCAAAAACAGATACAAACTATTAATTATTTAAAACAGACAAATCAATTTCACTTATTAAGTAAAAAGGCTCAAGTTTTAGCTAACTTAAGATTAGAATATCCTGATTATTCTTATAATGAACTAGTTGAAGAAATGAAAAAAGTAGGATATGAAATTACAAAATCAGGAATTAGCAACTTATTTAAAACAATAGAAAAATTAGGATAAGTATAATTTTAAAAAAACTATTGTAGTATTTTAAAATCTGTGATACTATAAAAAAGCTCATTATTTGTAATTTCTCTATATGAAAATACAAGTAAAAAGACCTAGTTGTGAAACTAGGTTTTTTTATTATTAAATTAAGTTTTATCTTGTAGAATTCATTAAACTATTGCTGTTTTCTAAAATTAAATCTTGAGTTTCAGCTAGTGGATCACGATTAGTAGTTTCTGATGTGGAATTTTGCATTCTTCCTTTTATTTTTTCTGAATTCTCTAAAATTAATTCTGAAGTTTTTGCAATATGTTCTTTTCTTTTAAAATATTCACTTACATAGTCTGCTTCTGAAAAAATTAAAGGTTCTTCTTTTCAAAAAGCTTCATTTTTAGGTTGTGTTGACATACTAGTTGTTGCTGATGGATTAGGACTTTGATTATTATTCATGTTTGTAGAAGTTGAACTAGAAGTTTGATTCTTATCCATTTCTTTAGATTCTTTATTATCAGTAGTTTCTGTTGTAGCAGATTGTTTATCTTCTTTTTTATTATTATTTGAACAAGCTATAGCAGTTGCGCTTGTCATTGTAATTAAACTTATTGAACTAAAAATAGTTAATAATTTTTTCATTTAAATTGTATTCCTTTTTATAATATTTGTGCTTTACACACCATTATTATAGTTTTTAGACTTATGATTTATTTTTTATAAAAAAAGTTATATTTCAATTTAAAAAATGTGAAAATTAATATTATTTTTATCTAAAATGTTAAAAAGAGTGCATATGCACTCTTTTATTATTAATATAGTAAACAGTGAAATATATTATTTTGCTGGAACTGGTTTTCAAGTTGGAAGTTTATTTTCTTGATTGGCTATTTTTGTCCCTTTAGCAAACTCAAATCTTTTATTAGATTTAATTTCGTTATTGAATATTCACTTATTTAAATCTTGTTCAAATTCTTTTGCATTTCTTAACATTCCATTAAAGTTTTGAACAGATTGAACTTTCCAACTTGAAATATTTTGGTTAAATCTTTCAGCTTCTTCAAACATATAAGACATATCAGTTACTTTTTCGGTTTTTCAAGATGAAATATCTTGA
This genomic window from Mycoplasma mycoides subsp. capri contains:
- the whiA gene encoding DNA-binding protein WhiA; amino-acid sequence: MSFALEVKEEIVMHSFNDEQKLAYLSGFIRYSSDIIFSNNTSKIRFSTISNKIARTLLSFCRHIFDGQVEISIIQSQVLKKHKSFVLTLIGDTNKFLQKLRIYDQNNQKVYGFKVSSEIKDKTSILRAYIAGIFTAIGSVNSPKTSNYHLDLQFKNKIDANYFIDLTNDLGFEFKLLERNANRFICYIKKSIMVSDFLKLIDASNSVMQFENERISRDVYNSINRVNNFDISNQTKTLVTGQKQIQTINYLKQTNQFHLLSKKAQVLANLRLEYPDYSYNELVEEMKKVGYEITKSGISNLFKTIEKLG
- a CDS encoding lipoprotein, which gives rise to MKKLLTIFSSISLITMTSATAIACSNNNKKEDKQSATTETTDNKESKEMDKNQTSSSTSTNMNNNQSPNPSATTSMSTQPKNEAFWKEEPLIFSEADYVSEYFKRKEHIAKTSELILENSEKIKGRMQNSTSETTNRDPLAETQDLILENSNSLMNSTR